DNA sequence from the Cucurbita pepo subsp. pepo cultivar mu-cu-16 chromosome LG06, ASM280686v2, whole genome shotgun sequence genome:
CTCTGCatttggaaaagaaatgagCTGTTAATAGAATTGCAAAACTAGACAATGACAGTCATATTGGCATATACCATGGTATGCAactaatttcttcttctcatccgAGACGACGGCGTTCTTCTTTTCCGGCCCTGCAATTATCCTCTCAAGAGCATCTGATATCTCATCTTTGCTAATTTCCTTGAGATCACGCCGGGCTGCAAGAATGGCTGCTTCGTTCATCAAGTTCTGCAAATCAGCTCCAGTGAAACCAGGGGTTCTCCTTGCTATCTTTTCGAAGTCAACATCTTTAGCAAGTGCCTTCCCTCTTGAGTGCACCTACAAGACATCAGTGTATCATATAAAGAAAGAATACAGAGAACTTAGAAcattaacaaaaagaaaaaaatgcaacAGATGTTCCAAACTACAACACCACAAAAACacatagaaaaacaaaaacgaaaaTGAGCGtcttttgtaacagcccatcCTTTCTAactgcccaagcccaccggtagcaaatattatcctctttgagctttcccttttgggattccctttcaatgttttaaaaccgtgaagctgatgacgatacgtaacggaaaAAAGCGGACAtcatctactagcggtggggttCTAAGGTTGATAGACCACTTAAAATCAAGTGTAACACATCAGAAACCGAAAGTATGGTCCGTGCAgcttctttaattaatcaactcAGGTAGGAGCTTATTCACAGTAAAAGGTCAAAAAGCTCTTGATCAAACCAAGAATCCAttacaatttcattgatcttGAGACAATAAGAGTTTCCAATGCACTGACCTGAAGAATCCTGACTCTCCCAGCAACATCAGGACGGTCGACGGTAACTTGTCTATCAAACCTTCCGGGCCTGAGCAAAGCAGAATCAAGAACATCTGGTCTGTTTGTAGCAGCCAATACAATCACACCAGAATTACCGGAGAACCCATCCATCTCAGTCAATAGCTGATTGATTGTTTGCTCTCTCTCATCGTTCCCACCTCCAAGACCAGCCCCTCTCTGTCTCCCCACAGCATCAATCTCATCAATGAACACAATGCAAGGAGCTTTGGACTTGGCCTTGTCGAACAAGTCCCGCACTCTCGAAGCACCCACACCAACAAACAGTTCTACAAATTCTGAGGCAGCACACGAGAAGAATGGCACGCCAGCTTCACCAGCCACGGCCCGCGCCAGAAGAGTTTTTCCCGTACCGGGCGGCCCAACAAGGAGGCACCCTTTTGGGATTTTAGCTCCAAGAGCTGTGTACTTGTCTGGGTTTTTCAAGAAATCAACCACTTCCTGCAATTCAAGCTTGGCTTGGTCAGCTCCAGCTACATCGGCAAAAGTCACGCCAGTTTCAGGCACTTCTTGGAACTTGGATTTTGATCTTCCAAAATCCATCGGCCCACCTAATCCACCGGGGCCGCCGGGGCCACCCTGAGAACGGCGGAAGAGGAGGAACAATCCAGCAAAGGCCAAAACGGGGAACAACAAATTACCAATGAAATTGAACAATCCATTTCCAGCGTCGCCTTCAGACACCGAAATATCAACACCGTTCATGGCAAGAATGTCGATAAGATCAGGGTCATTGGGGACTATCACAGTGGCACGACGGCCATCGATGGCAGTAAGCTGAAGCGCAGAGCCGTCTTTACTAAACCTAACTCGTTCCACCTTCCCTTTCTTCACCGCATTCAGGAATTCACTGTATCGCCATTGGCTACCTTCGGGAAGGTCCGAAACCGATTGAGATTGGGGTTTCGGAGCAGTGAGAAGGAGATTCTGAGAGAAGGGCGAGGAAGTTGAAGTGCTGGGACTCGCCGCTTGAGCTTCG
Encoded proteins:
- the LOC111796546 gene encoding ATP-dependent zinc metalloprotease FTSH, chloroplastic-like produces the protein MASSATNPLLSSTFFGTNTLISPPTPKTTSSATRLPFISRRKLVLTRSALSEKPNFEHFKSIPSRATLAALIFSSIAPQALAVDDATPPPPPPPVIEAQAASPSTSTSSPFSQNLLLTAPKPQSQSVSDLPEGSQWRYSEFLNAVKKGKVERVRFSKDGSALQLTAIDGRRATVIVPNDPDLIDILAMNGVDISVSEGDAGNGLFNFIGNLLFPVLAFAGLFLLFRRSQGGPGGPGGLGGPMDFGRSKSKFQEVPETGVTFADVAGADQAKLELQEVVDFLKNPDKYTALGAKIPKGCLLVGPPGTGKTLLARAVAGEAGVPFFSCAASEFVELFVGVGASRVRDLFDKAKSKAPCIVFIDEIDAVGRQRGAGLGGGNDEREQTINQLLTEMDGFSGNSGVIVLAATNRPDVLDSALLRPGRFDRQVTVDRPDVAGRVRILQVHSRGKALAKDVDFEKIARRTPGFTGADLQNLMNEAAILAARRDLKEISKDEISDALERIIAGPEKKNAVVSDEKKKLVAYHEAGHALVGALMPEYDPVAKISIIPRGQAGGLTFFAPSEERLESGLYSRSYLENQMAVALGGRVAEEVIFGEDNVTTGASNDFMQVSRVARQMVERFGFSKKIGQIAIGGSGGNPFLGQQMSSQKDYSMATADVVDAEVRELVEEAYSRAKQIITTHIDILHKLAQLLIEKETVDGEEFMSLFIDGKAELFVA